Proteins found in one Actinokineospora alba genomic segment:
- a CDS encoding DUF5997 family protein, which translates to MKPATAAKKLGVYLEATPAEFQEGVVSRDELNSLQADPPEWLRDLRRNGPHPRPVIAAKLGISIGGLARGGITEALTTEQIDALKAESPDWLRQERETQAEVRKEEARIKAAKADKPERRPRS; encoded by the coding sequence ATGAAGCCCGCGACCGCGGCGAAGAAGCTGGGCGTGTACCTCGAAGCCACCCCCGCGGAGTTCCAGGAGGGTGTCGTCTCGCGCGACGAGTTGAACTCGCTGCAGGCCGACCCGCCGGAGTGGCTGCGCGACCTGCGCCGCAACGGCCCGCATCCCCGCCCGGTCATCGCGGCGAAGCTGGGCATCTCGATCGGCGGCCTCGCCCGTGGCGGAATCACCGAGGCCCTCACCACCGAGCAGATCGACGCGCTGAAGGCCGAGAGCCCGGACTGGCTGCGCCAGGAGCGGGAAACCCAGGCCGAGGTCCGCAAGGAAGAGGCACGCATCAAGGCGGCGAAGGCGGACAAGCCGGAGCGTCGCCCTCGCTCCTGA
- a CDS encoding LysR family substrate-binding domain-containing protein, which translates to MTGPDVPPPFTLAYVPGVIPGKWVRTWNERTPDEPLTLLQVPAADAAAMVRDGGADAVLLRLPIDRTGLHAIPLYTETTVVVVPKDHLVAAADEVSVDDLADSIVLHPLDDTLDWDRPPGLPALDRPATTLDAVELVAAGIGLLVVPQSLARLHHRKDLTYRPLTDATQSQVALSWLEDETTDAIERFIGIVRGRTDNSTRGRQPTATPAKAKRPAAEGRKGAGKQAGTPKRRTSGAAQDKRGKPRRRS; encoded by the coding sequence GTGACAGGCCCGGACGTACCCCCACCGTTCACGCTCGCGTACGTCCCCGGGGTCATCCCCGGCAAGTGGGTGCGGACCTGGAACGAACGCACCCCCGACGAGCCGCTGACCCTCCTGCAGGTCCCCGCCGCCGACGCCGCCGCCATGGTGCGCGACGGCGGGGCCGACGCGGTCCTCCTGCGGTTGCCGATCGACCGGACCGGCCTGCACGCGATCCCCCTGTACACCGAGACGACCGTGGTCGTGGTCCCGAAGGACCACCTGGTGGCCGCCGCCGACGAGGTGTCGGTGGACGATCTCGCCGACAGCATCGTGCTGCACCCCCTCGACGACACCCTCGACTGGGACCGCCCGCCCGGCCTCCCCGCGCTCGACCGCCCCGCCACCACCCTGGACGCCGTCGAACTGGTCGCGGCGGGCATCGGGCTGCTCGTCGTACCCCAGTCACTGGCCCGACTGCACCACCGCAAGGACCTCACCTACCGCCCGCTCACCGACGCCACGCAGTCACAGGTCGCGCTGTCGTGGCTGGAGGACGAAACCACCGACGCCATCGAACGCTTCATCGGCATCGTCCGCGGCCGGACCGACAACAGCACCCGCGGCCGCCAACCGACAGCGACCCCAGCGAAGGCGAAACGACCCGCGGCCGAGGGGCGAAAGGGCGCGGGCAAGCAGGCAGGCACCCCCAAGCGCCGCACTTCCGGTGCGGCACAGGACAAACGCGGCAAACCTCGCCGCCGGTCCTAG